One part of the Thermoanaerobacterium sp. CMT5567-10 genome encodes these proteins:
- a CDS encoding cell wall hydrolase, producing the protein MFKKCIKVKPLIASLAAALLFSQTAFAATYTVKPGDSLYKIGLNYGTTYNQIMKLNNLYDTVIYPGQVLVVPGSDNTYTVQKGDSLYLIAMKYGTTVDALKSVNGLTGDMIYPGQVFVIPSSGTPSTSSSIRSDVSVNRGSVQRGVISYTNDDLDLLARLINAEAGGEPYQAKVAVGAVIVNRVKSGIFPNSIKGVIYQVDSNGYYQFTPVENGLINVPATPDSISAARDALNGVDPTNGALYYFDNSNTNQWLWSLPIALRVGNMVFSYAR; encoded by the coding sequence TCATTAGCAGCAGCTCTTTTATTTTCTCAGACTGCATTTGCGGCAACATATACTGTCAAGCCTGGTGATAGCCTATATAAAATAGGCTTAAATTATGGGACAACATACAATCAAATAATGAAGCTGAACAATTTATATGATACAGTCATATATCCAGGGCAAGTATTAGTTGTACCTGGCAGTGATAACACATATACGGTTCAAAAAGGCGACAGCTTATACTTAATTGCTATGAAATATGGTACTACTGTCGATGCTTTAAAATCCGTGAATGGTTTAACAGGCGATATGATATATCCAGGGCAAGTTTTTGTGATTCCATCATCTGGTACACCATCAACTTCTTCAAGTATAAGAAGTGATGTAAGTGTAAACAGAGGTTCTGTACAAAGAGGTGTGATTTCATACACAAATGATGATTTGGACCTTCTGGCAAGGCTTATAAATGCGGAAGCTGGTGGTGAACCATATCAGGCTAAAGTTGCAGTCGGTGCCGTGATAGTAAATAGGGTAAAAAGCGGTATATTTCCTAACTCCATAAAAGGTGTAATATACCAAGTCGATAGCAATGGTTACTATCAATTTACGCCTGTTGAAAATGGCTTGATAAATGTACCTGCGACACCAGACTCAATAAGTGCTGCAAGGGATGCCTTAAACGGCGTAGATCCTACAAACGGTGCACTTTATTACTTTGACAACAGTAATACTAATCAGTGGCTTTGGTCATTGCCAATTGCATTAAGAGTAGGCAATATGGTATTTTCTTATGCAAGATAA
- the tnpA gene encoding IS200/IS605 family transposase yields MANKRDEMARTKWMCKYHVVFTPKYRRKIIYNQYKESIRDILKELCKYKGVEIIEGHLMPDHVHMLVSIPPKISVSSFMGYLKGKSALMIFDRHANLKYKFGNRHFWAEGYYVSTVGLNEATIKKYIQEQEKRDIMLDKLSVKEYENPFKG; encoded by the coding sequence ATGGCTAATAAACGAGATGAAATGGCACGCACAAAATGGATGTGCAAATACCACGTTGTGTTCACTCCTAAGTATAGACGAAAAATAATATATAATCAATACAAAGAAAGTATAAGGGATATATTAAAAGAACTATGTAAATACAAAGGAGTAGAAATAATAGAAGGACATCTAATGCCGGATCATGTACACATGTTGGTGAGCATACCACCAAAAATTAGTGTGTCTAGCTTTATGGGATACTTGAAAGGGAAGAGTGCATTGATGATATTTGACAGACATGCAAATCTAAAGTATAAATTTGGCAATAGGCATTTTTGGGCGGAAGGATATTATGTAAGCACTGTAGGACTAAATGAGGCAACAATAAAAAAATACATCCAGGAACAAGAAAAGCGAGATATTATGTTGGACAAATTGAGTGTAAAAGAATATGAGAACCCCTTTAAGGGGTAG
- a CDS encoding TMEM165/GDT1 family protein gives MNALISSFILVFASEMGDKSQFMAMAFATFIKARTVLISILIAALLNMGIAVLFGSFITEYIPIKYVKLLAAISFLIFGLMTLKNGHMEHEKIRKSKYGPAFTIISTYFISEFGDKTQLSTLALTATYKSPIFVLLGATAGIFMADVIGIILGVYLGKKLPTKLLHYISAFIFIIFGFITLYEAKTL, from the coding sequence ATGAATGCTTTAATATCGTCTTTTATTCTCGTCTTTGCATCTGAAATGGGTGATAAATCACAGTTTATGGCTATGGCATTTGCCACATTCATTAAAGCCAGAACTGTCTTAATTAGCATATTGATTGCTGCCCTTTTAAATATGGGTATTGCAGTTTTGTTTGGCTCATTTATAACAGAGTACATACCAATAAAATATGTCAAGCTGTTGGCTGCCATATCTTTTTTAATTTTTGGCTTAATGACGTTAAAAAATGGCCACATGGAACACGAAAAAATCAGAAAATCTAAATACGGTCCAGCTTTCACGATTATAAGTACATATTTTATTTCTGAATTTGGAGATAAAACACAACTATCAACATTGGCACTTACTGCTACATACAAAAGTCCAATATTTGTCCTATTAGGCGCTACTGCAGGAATTTTTATGGCTGACGTCATTGGAATTATATTGGGTGTATATTTAGGTAAGAAATTGCCAACAAAACTTTTACATTACATATCAGCGTTCATTTTTATAATATTTGGCTTTATCACTTTGTACGAAGCAAAAACTCTATAG
- a CDS encoding ROK family transcriptional regulator has translation MTQYRKGTNYLIKNINTANVLDVIKKMQPISRIKISKVLNMSKSTVSGIVDELIKEGLVSEEGYGNTTSAGRKPIELTFNPNAKFSIGIDIESTNTIGVLTNLEGKIIKKIKRPTGIKEEAFLNTVKIIKELLEYQDDIAGIGVGAPGITNIEKGTVYAPGLSWVDFNLLPKLKEVFDYDIFIDNSVNYAALGERWIGSCKDVNNFVLVTIGNGIGSGIYINGKLVRGHKYSAGEVGYMAIGRDILNKKYFYEDYGYFESKASLLGLVSSLKNLSNGKFNTMEDFINGYFAKDEICLRAFNEFIENLSMGFANIISILNPELIVIAGDVINCGIDIIESLKRLIERIVPFDVKIIYTKLNEDAAAIGASADVLLKTNYLILI, from the coding sequence TTGACGCAGTATAGGAAGGGTACTAATTATCTTATCAAAAATATAAATACGGCAAATGTTTTAGATGTCATTAAAAAAATGCAGCCTATCTCCCGCATTAAAATCTCTAAAGTCCTTAATATGAGCAAATCTACTGTATCTGGAATAGTAGATGAATTAATAAAGGAGGGGCTTGTAAGTGAAGAAGGGTATGGCAATACTACATCAGCGGGTAGAAAGCCTATAGAGCTTACTTTTAATCCTAATGCAAAGTTTTCCATAGGTATTGATATAGAATCGACAAATACAATTGGAGTGCTTACAAATTTGGAAGGAAAAATAATAAAAAAGATAAAAAGGCCTACAGGAATAAAAGAAGAAGCTTTCCTAAACACAGTCAAAATCATTAAAGAGCTATTAGAATATCAAGATGATATTGCAGGAATAGGAGTTGGAGCTCCTGGTATAACAAATATAGAAAAAGGAACAGTGTACGCGCCGGGACTTTCATGGGTTGACTTTAATCTCCTTCCTAAGTTAAAAGAAGTGTTTGACTATGACATATTTATCGACAACAGCGTTAATTACGCAGCATTGGGTGAAAGATGGATCGGTTCATGCAAAGATGTCAACAATTTTGTACTCGTAACAATAGGAAACGGCATTGGTTCTGGAATATACATTAACGGGAAATTAGTAAGGGGTCATAAATACTCAGCAGGAGAAGTTGGTTATATGGCTATAGGTAGAGATATTTTAAACAAAAAGTATTTCTACGAAGATTATGGGTACTTTGAAAGCAAAGCATCACTTTTAGGTCTTGTCTCGTCGCTAAAAAATTTGTCAAATGGAAAATTTAATACGATGGAAGACTTTATTAATGGATATTTTGCAAAAGATGAAATTTGCCTTAGAGCTTTTAACGAATTTATAGAAAATTTGAGCATGGGTTTTGCTAATATCATCAGCATATTAAATCCAGAGCTTATAGTAATTGCAGGTGATGTGATAAATTGTGGCATTGATATAATAGAAAGCTTAAAGAGGCTTATTGAAAGAATAGTTCCTTTTGATGTAAAAATCATATATACAAAGTTAAACGAAGATGCCGCCGCAATAGGCGCATCTGCTGACGTTCTTCTTAAAACCAACTATTTAATTTTAATTTAA
- the nagB gene encoding glucosamine-6-phosphate deaminase has product MKIMITNDYDEMSKAAAEIIKEQINKKANSVLGLATGSTPLGTYRELIKMYKNGEVDFSYVITFNLDEYVGLPDDHPQSYHYFMYENLFNHINIKKENIHIPKGVSDDFDRDCRLYDEEIEKFGEIDLQILGLGVNGHIGFNEPDDYINTKTHIVELAEETINANKRFFKSIDEVPRKAVTMGLGTIMKAKKILLLASGKNKAKAIKETLNGYLTTDVPSTVLSLHPDVTVVIDSDAASLIDLEKAKENVDIISKL; this is encoded by the coding sequence ATGAAGATAATGATAACAAATGACTATGATGAGATGAGCAAAGCTGCAGCAGAAATCATAAAAGAACAAATAAATAAAAAGGCAAACTCCGTATTAGGTCTTGCTACAGGTTCTACACCTCTTGGGACTTATAGGGAGTTAATTAAGATGTACAAGAATGGGGAGGTGGATTTTTCCTACGTCATAACATTTAATCTTGATGAATATGTGGGGTTACCTGATGACCATCCTCAAAGTTATCACTACTTCATGTATGAAAATTTGTTTAATCATATAAATATAAAAAAGGAAAATATTCATATCCCAAAGGGAGTTTCAGATGATTTTGATAGAGATTGCAGGTTGTACGACGAGGAGATAGAAAAGTTTGGAGAAATTGATCTTCAAATATTGGGTCTGGGTGTTAATGGGCACATAGGATTTAATGAGCCTGATGATTATATAAATACCAAAACTCATATAGTGGAATTGGCGGAAGAAACAATAAATGCTAATAAGAGATTTTTCAAAAGCATTGATGAAGTTCCTAGAAAGGCAGTTACAATGGGATTAGGCACGATAATGAAGGCAAAGAAAATTTTGCTTTTGGCATCTGGAAAAAACAAAGCAAAAGCTATAAAAGAGACTTTAAATGGCTATCTTACAACAGATGTTCCTTCAACTGTTTTATCATTGCATCCCGATGTCACAGTTGTGATAGATAGCGATGCCGCATCTTTAATAGATTTAGAGAAGGCAAAAGAAAATGTCGATATTATTTCAAAGCTATAA
- a CDS encoding cytochrome c biogenesis CcdA family protein: protein MSLFAAFLGGIVSFFSPCILPLIPVYVTYIFGGKKKNFFNLFLFVLGFSIVFVLMGATASQLGKFFVSYKVLFRKVSGIIILLFGLYMMGIIKPAFLSREVKLNISSKKEGYFSSFIFGIAFASGWTPCVGPILATILLYAGEQNTVYVGVLLLFAYSLGIGIPFIVTAILIDRFKAFYKKINFIMPYIEKIGGLFLTIFGILMYFNLITRFESFINVLR, encoded by the coding sequence GTGTCTTTATTTGCAGCGTTTTTAGGTGGTATTGTTTCGTTCTTTTCACCATGTATTTTACCACTAATACCTGTTTACGTAACATATATTTTTGGTGGGAAAAAGAAAAATTTTTTCAATTTATTTTTATTTGTGTTAGGCTTTAGCATTGTTTTTGTTCTTATGGGAGCAACAGCCAGTCAATTAGGGAAATTTTTTGTTTCTTACAAAGTTCTTTTTAGGAAAGTAAGTGGAATAATAATATTATTATTTGGACTTTATATGATGGGCATCATAAAGCCAGCTTTTCTGAGTAGAGAAGTGAAACTTAATATTTCGAGTAAGAAGGAGGGATACTTTAGCAGTTTTATTTTCGGAATAGCATTTGCCTCTGGTTGGACACCGTGTGTCGGTCCTATACTTGCAACTATTCTTTTATATGCGGGTGAACAAAACACTGTGTATGTTGGGGTTCTTCTGCTGTTTGCTTACTCATTAGGAATTGGAATTCCATTTATAGTAACCGCGATACTAATTGATAGATTTAAAGCATTTTACAAAAAGATAAATTTTATTATGCCGTATATTGAAAAGATTGGTGGCTTATTTTTGACAATTTTCGGAATTTTAATGTATTTTAATCTTATTACAAGGTTTGAAAGTTTCATTAATGTATTGAGGTGA
- a CDS encoding peroxiredoxin produces the protein MKKVKSKKTRNSNNRNKNIILTASIILILILGISIYFLNNYVVSSQTQNQNTNTAINNAQVGAEKGDLAPDFTLKDVNGKTVTLSKLKGKKVILNFWATTCPYCKIEMPELNKFYQNNKNDVVLLAIDIGEEKSTVENYLESKGYGFTILLDSDAKVAMDYKVQFIPMSFFIDEKGIIRSISNGAMTYDEVDEYFKTISQ, from the coding sequence GTGAAGAAAGTAAAATCCAAAAAAACTAGGAATTCAAATAATAGAAATAAAAATATTATATTAACTGCTTCAATAATTTTAATCTTGATATTAGGAATATCAATTTATTTTTTGAACAATTATGTAGTATCAAGTCAAACCCAAAATCAAAATACGAATACCGCTATAAATAATGCTCAAGTAGGCGCTGAAAAAGGTGATTTAGCACCGGATTTTACGCTAAAAGATGTAAATGGAAAAACAGTTACTCTATCGAAGTTAAAAGGAAAAAAGGTTATATTAAATTTTTGGGCCACAACGTGTCCTTACTGTAAGATTGAAATGCCTGAATTAAACAAGTTTTATCAGAATAACAAAAATGATGTCGTCCTATTAGCGATAGACATAGGAGAAGAAAAATCTACAGTTGAAAATTATCTTGAAAGCAAAGGGTATGGTTTTACGATACTTCTAGACAGTGATGCAAAAGTTGCTATGGATTATAAAGTTCAATTTATACCTATGTCATTTTTCATTGATGAAAAGGGAATAATAAGATCTATAAGCAATGGTGCAATGACGTATGATGAGGTAGATGAATATTTTAAGACTATATCTCAATAA
- the trxA gene encoding thioredoxin has product MKPINVTDMNFDTEVYNSDKPVLVDFWAAWCGPCRMMAPVLEEFAEDYSDKIKVVKLNVDENPLIASQYRIMSIPTLGVFQNGQLVDKVIGFMPKEQLEYRLARYIDAQV; this is encoded by the coding sequence ATGAAACCTATCAATGTAACAGATATGAACTTTGATACTGAAGTGTATAATTCTGACAAGCCAGTTTTGGTGGACTTTTGGGCGGCTTGGTGTGGACCGTGCAGAATGATGGCACCTGTATTGGAAGAATTTGCAGAGGATTATTCTGATAAGATAAAAGTTGTAAAGTTAAATGTTGACGAAAATCCTTTAATTGCATCACAATATAGGATAATGAGCATTCCTACACTAGGCGTTTTCCAAAACGGACAGTTAGTTGATAAAGTTATTGGATTTATGCCAAAAGAACAGCTTGAGTACAGACTTGCAAGATATATAGATGCTCAAGTATAA
- a CDS encoding response regulator transcription factor: protein MKILAIDDEEKILDVIKAYLEREGYSVFTETNGANAINAFKRLTPDLVILDLMLPGLSGEEICSKIRAVSKVPILMLTAKVGEDDKVYVFSIGADDYLTKPFSPRELTMRVKAILRRTKDDMALNDIFSFNDGDLVIDTRSYEVKKSGKIVNLTPNEYKLLTVMAQNPNKVFTRGELIEKVMGYDFEGFDRTIDAHIKNLRQKIEDDPKNPVYIKTVYGAGYKFGEENA, encoded by the coding sequence ATGAAGATACTAGCAATAGATGACGAAGAAAAAATTTTGGATGTCATTAAAGCATATCTTGAGCGGGAAGGGTATTCTGTATTTACTGAGACAAATGGAGCAAATGCTATAAATGCTTTTAAAAGATTGACACCTGATTTAGTCATATTGGATTTGATGCTTCCAGGATTGTCAGGAGAAGAGATATGCAGCAAGATAAGAGCCGTATCGAAAGTGCCAATTCTCATGCTGACAGCTAAGGTAGGTGAAGATGATAAGGTATATGTATTCTCAATTGGTGCAGATGATTATCTTACAAAACCATTTAGCCCGAGGGAGTTGACAATGAGAGTTAAAGCCATATTGAGGCGAACAAAAGATGATATGGCTTTAAATGATATATTTTCATTTAATGATGGTGATCTCGTAATTGATACAAGATCTTATGAGGTTAAAAAAAGTGGTAAGATTGTCAACTTGACTCCAAATGAATACAAATTGCTTACAGTGATGGCACAAAATCCTAATAAGGTGTTTACGAGAGGAGAACTTATTGAGAAAGTTATGGGTTATGACTTTGAAGGCTTTGATAGGACAATCGATGCGCATATAAAAAACCTTCGCCAAAAAATAGAGGATGACCCCAAAAATCCTGTATATATAAAAACTGTGTATGGTGCAGGCTATAAATTTGGTGAAGAAAATGCTTAA
- a CDS encoding cell wall metabolism sensor histidine kinase WalK, with amino-acid sequence MVQAINLVKKMLKNNIRTKAAISFISIALLSIVVFSITINILIINNFGMYIKQSANAEFDNIASSIAETYKETGSWNETSSRMAHTLMMSGYGIVVRDLKGNIVIKTPSMLSMMGMANSSKMSTQTLPIIVNGKKIAYVDITYSGTMPMSKLDYKFLYDVNKYIALITIVTIILVLIISIYISKYLTKPILNIAKVASKLENGDYDVRVEEIPKEEELLALTAAINHLGASLKNQGMLRAQLTQNIAHELRTPLSTLRSHLEAIIDGVWEPSKERMVSLYEEVVRLSNLINDIELLNKIEIDNLKINKVRFNLSDLVKSLLINYESIFINKNQHLEKNIEDGISIFADKDKISEVVINLLANANRYTGEGGNIKVKLYKEGKYAVLSVSDDGIGIPKEDLPFIYERFYRSEKSRNREYGGSGLGLSITKAIIKAHNGMINAESILNEGTKFTVKLPLDQQTS; translated from the coding sequence ATGGTGCAGGCTATAAATTTGGTGAAGAAAATGCTTAAAAACAATATTAGAACAAAAGCAGCTATATCATTTATTTCTATTGCTTTATTATCAATAGTTGTATTTAGTATCACAATAAACATTTTAATAATAAACAATTTTGGAATGTATATTAAACAGTCAGCAAACGCTGAGTTTGATAACATTGCTTCATCAATCGCTGAAACGTACAAGGAGACGGGTAGTTGGAATGAGACAAGCAGCAGAATGGCACATACTCTGATGATGAGTGGGTATGGCATTGTAGTTAGGGATTTGAAAGGCAATATAGTCATTAAGACGCCATCAATGCTTTCAATGATGGGTATGGCAAATAGCAGCAAAATGTCAACCCAAACCCTTCCAATAATTGTGAATGGCAAAAAGATCGCTTATGTTGACATAACGTATAGTGGTACAATGCCTATGAGCAAACTGGATTATAAGTTTTTGTACGATGTAAATAAGTATATCGCATTAATAACAATAGTGACTATTATATTGGTACTAATTATCAGTATATATATATCAAAATATCTTACAAAGCCTATTTTAAACATAGCCAAAGTAGCCAGTAAATTGGAAAATGGAGATTACGACGTTAGAGTAGAAGAAATACCAAAAGAGGAGGAATTGCTTGCTTTAACTGCTGCTATAAATCATCTTGGTGCATCGCTAAAAAATCAAGGAATGTTAAGAGCACAATTGACACAAAACATCGCTCATGAATTAAGGACACCTTTATCAACCCTTAGAAGCCATTTAGAAGCTATAATTGACGGGGTGTGGGAGCCATCTAAAGAAAGGATGGTTAGTCTTTACGAAGAAGTCGTAAGATTATCGAATCTTATAAATGATATTGAATTGTTAAACAAGATAGAAATTGATAATTTAAAAATTAATAAAGTAAGATTCAATTTATCGGACTTGGTTAAAAGTTTATTAATAAACTATGAAAGTATTTTCATCAATAAAAATCAGCATTTAGAGAAAAATATTGAAGATGGTATATCTATATTTGCTGATAAGGATAAAATATCTGAGGTAGTGATAAATTTGCTTGCAAATGCAAACAGATATACCGGTGAAGGTGGGAATATAAAAGTTAAGCTTTATAAAGAAGGAAAATATGCTGTGCTTTCAGTGTCAGATGATGGAATTGGAATACCAAAAGAAGATTTGCCATTTATATATGAGAGGTTTTACAGGAGCGAAAAGTCGAGAAACAGGGAGTATGGCGGCAGTGGTTTAGGACTTTCAATTACAAAAGCCATAATTAAAGCTCACAATGGTATGATAAATGCCGAAAGTATTTTAAATGAAGGAACAAAATTTACAGTGAAATTACCGCTTGATCAACAAACTTCATGA
- a CDS encoding SHOCT domain-containing protein: protein MMWGLMNGWGYGGSIIFGLIWMIIQVVIVVGAIYFIVSLFQNKKGGYRSNDALEILRERYARGEISEEEYKERKRNLEEK from the coding sequence ATGATGTGGGGATTGATGAATGGCTGGGGCTACGGAGGAAGCATAATCTTTGGCCTCATATGGATGATAATTCAAGTAGTTATTGTAGTTGGTGCTATATATTTCATTGTATCACTTTTTCAAAATAAAAAGGGTGGTTACAGAAGTAATGATGCACTAGAAATTCTTAGAGAGAGATATGCTAGAGGAGAGATTAGCGAAGAAGAATATAAAGAACGCAAGAGAAATCTCGAAGAAAAATAA
- a CDS encoding aminotransferase class I/II-fold pyridoxal phosphate-dependent enzyme: MERLNHFETPLFDALMEYVNNNTIPFHVPGHKKGNGMAKKFLDFVGKNVLSMDVTVFEQVDSLHKPTGPIKKAQELAADAFGADATFFCIHGTSGAIQAMILSVMGENEKIIVPRNIHKSVTSGIILSGAVPVYMQPEVDKNVGVALNVTPETVEETLRNNPDAKAVLIINPTYYGVSADIVKIAEIVHDYGAILMVDEAHGPHLKFNEKLPISAMEAGADICAQSTHKIIGSMTQSSMLHVKSKRVDINRVKQVMSLLQTTSPSYILLASLDVARMQMVTEGKELLDKTIELAEYARKEINNINGLYCFGNEIVGRDGAYDFDPTKITITAKGLGITGHELENILAKKYYIQPELADMYNVLCVFSIGDTKENVDYLIRALREISETFYKNNVEMSKALDIPEIPEMVLSPRYAFECSNIALPLEESIGQISSEFLMAYPPGIPILCPGERITREIIEYVIEMKNAKLSIQGTEDPNVEYIKVVNDLQVLNITA, encoded by the coding sequence TTGGAAAGGCTAAATCATTTTGAGACTCCATTATTTGATGCATTGATGGAGTACGTCAACAACAACACCATACCATTTCATGTCCCAGGTCATAAAAAAGGCAATGGAATGGCTAAGAAGTTTTTAGATTTTGTAGGAAAAAATGTATTATCGATGGATGTTACTGTATTTGAACAAGTTGACAGCCTTCACAAGCCTACCGGTCCCATAAAGAAAGCACAGGAATTAGCTGCCGATGCTTTTGGCGCTGACGCCACGTTTTTCTGCATACATGGGACATCGGGAGCTATTCAGGCTATGATTTTAAGCGTTATGGGAGAAAATGAAAAAATTATAGTTCCAAGGAATATTCACAAATCTGTTACATCAGGTATTATCTTAAGTGGTGCTGTACCAGTTTATATGCAACCTGAAGTTGATAAAAATGTAGGCGTTGCTCTTAATGTGACTCCTGAAACTGTGGAGGAAACATTAAGAAACAATCCTGATGCAAAGGCTGTTTTAATTATAAATCCGACTTACTATGGTGTTTCTGCAGATATTGTAAAAATTGCTGAAATAGTTCATGATTATGGTGCTATACTGATGGTAGATGAGGCACACGGACCACACCTGAAGTTTAATGAGAAACTTCCTATCTCAGCTATGGAAGCTGGTGCTGACATCTGCGCACAAAGCACACACAAAATTATAGGCTCTATGACTCAAAGCTCAATGTTGCACGTTAAGTCTAAAAGAGTTGATATAAATAGAGTAAAACAGGTTATGAGCCTATTACAGACTACAAGTCCCTCTTATATTTTATTAGCTTCACTTGATGTTGCAAGAATGCAGATGGTAACAGAAGGAAAAGAATTGCTTGATAAGACAATTGAGCTTGCTGAATATGCTCGTAAAGAGATAAACAACATCAATGGTTTATACTGCTTTGGAAATGAAATTGTAGGCCGTGATGGAGCGTATGATTTCGATCCTACAAAGATTACTATTACAGCCAAAGGACTAGGAATAACAGGCCACGAGCTAGAAAATATATTGGCAAAAAAATATTATATCCAGCCAGAATTAGCTGATATGTACAATGTATTGTGTGTATTTTCTATAGGAGATACAAAAGAAAATGTTGACTATCTTATTAGAGCATTAAGAGAAATTAGTGAAACATTTTACAAAAATAATGTAGAAATGTCAAAAGCTTTAGATATTCCTGAGATACCGGAGATGGTATTATCTCCTAGATATGCTTTTGAATGCTCTAATATAGCTTTGCCTCTGGAAGAAAGCATTGGGCAGATTAGCTCAGAGTTTTTAATGGCATATCCTCCAGGTATACCTATATTATGCCCTGGCGAGAGAATAACTAGAGAAATTATAGAATATGTCATTGAAATGAAAAATGCAAAATTAAGTATCCAGGGGACAGAAGATCCAAATGTTGAATATATAAAAGTAGTTAATGACTTACAGGTATTGAATATAACAGCATAA